One Dunckerocampus dactyliophorus isolate RoL2022-P2 chromosome 6, RoL_Ddac_1.1, whole genome shotgun sequence genomic window, GGCGATAACTCTGTTCAGGTGTCAGGAGTAAGGTGCTGGAGGTCCAGGATGCAATGAGCATCGTGGCCTACGGAACTATTGAGTGCGTGCAGTATGCGGTCACATGTGTCATGGCCATGGTGCAGCAGTTGAATGACCTGTCGCTGGTGGGGAGGGCTGTCAGCGTGTCCAGCATGGGACTGGACCCAGCGCTGAATATCTCAGAGGCTCTGGTGGAGCGAGTGCTTCCTCCTACAGATGACGAAAAGAGTAAGTTGGCGTAGATGCTACTGTTTGAATCCAgaaagtacagtacatacagtatcatagtTTGGTCCAAATCAAAATGCCCTTTATAGAAGACGCAGACGGCCTGGTGGAAGAATTTCAAGCAGATGCGATCAGACGTTACTCCGTGAGACTGCTGACAGTCTCCATCACACTCTGCAGGAGAACCATTGAGATGGCTCGAGTCAAGATGCAGCCTGCTCAGGTCATTACTTAACTCATTTTTCACGTATGTTATGGAACCGCACTGTATTATTCTGATTTCTAACATTTGTATACAGGGGGTCCTCGGTCTACATGACTTCCATTTAACAACTGTGATGTCAGTTGAGTTTTAGTAGAAGTCGGAACTTAAATTAACATCCAAGTcattcacactgtacacagaacacacggaggacatatacagtaaatgaaacGGTGATAAGAGAACTTTTATCCTTCCAGTTGGCTACACTGCTTAGTTCAATCATCATTGTCCATTTCATTGTAGCAtctcctttcacatgttcaagaataCAATCTTTATTCTTGGTCACAACAGTCCGTTTAGACCAGTGTTCCTCAAATTTTCTGCCATGCACACTTAacttttttacagtatttatgggAGTACATCATAACCATGAAACATCTTAAATCAAGGCCTGCCTGCATATGTGTATTCATGGTGAGGTTTACCTATAGGTTTCTTCTGTCTGGTAGATCATGGACGCCTTGTCCACATCGCCAGGCCGTCTTTGGGTCGTGCAGACAAGCTGGCTGGTTGTGGCGTGGAGTCTGGAGCAACTGCCCCAATGTGTGCAGCACCAGATTGTGTCTGCCTTTTTCCT contains:
- the LOC129183027 gene encoding uncharacterized protein LOC129183027 isoform X2, whose protein sequence is MSLKNQTASDRLAQIPMVRSACSWISVFYGETKSNNPSLKSLCEGLENSVTLLRLVACQKVAPVMTKLKPQSVRSKVLEVQDAMSIVAYGTIECVQYAVTCVMAMVQQLNDLSLVGRAVSVSSMGLDPALNISEALVERVLPPTDDEKKDADGLVEEFQADAIRRYSVRLLTVSITLCRRTIEMARVKMQPAQIMDALSTSPGRLWVVQTSWLVVAWSLEQLPQCVQHQIVSAFFLIAQQYIKATQQSESIHDTIQCVCATLVTPNTTKDGQEKLE
- the LOC129183027 gene encoding uncharacterized protein LOC129183027 isoform X1; translated protein: MGAKQTCWCRLEKTDADLPRWSGEKEKTASDRLAQIPMVRSACSWISVFYGETKSNNPSLKSLCEGLENSVTLLRLVACQKVAPVMTKLKPQSVRSKVLEVQDAMSIVAYGTIECVQYAVTCVMAMVQQLNDLSLVGRAVSVSSMGLDPALNISEALVERVLPPTDDEKKDADGLVEEFQADAIRRYSVRLLTVSITLCRRTIEMARVKMQPAQIMDALSTSPGRLWVVQTSWLVVAWSLEQLPQCVQHQIVSAFFLIAQQYIKATQQSESIHDTIQCVCATLVTPNTTKDGQEKLE